The genomic stretch tatctctgcttatgcatactcagtcagtcagtgagtgAGTCTCAATCAGTcagtctgtgagtgtgagtgagtgagtcagactgagtctgtccgtccgtccgtccgtccgtccgtccgtccgtccgtccgtcccatcACATGTTAGTTACTTCACCTGCTTGTGAACCTTGGTGAGCTGCTCCAAGTTATTCTCCAGGAAGGAAATCTTCTGTTTCTGGGCACCGTTGCCAAGTCCCTCCTCACAATCCAGCTCCGCactctaaaatataaaaatattgaggTTTAACTGGCATTTTCACAAAAACGACACTGAACAGCAGAGGATGGTCTAGTACCTTTTTAACCCGTGTGGTGAGTTCCTGAATGAACATTTTGCGGAGGTTGTGGAGAGTCTGCAACTCTTTGGCCTGAGAGAATAGAGAAAAAGCAACATTACATGACCGTACGTTACTGTGCGGCCATTCTTGGGTCGGGAATTCAACTGGCAACCAAAGCTTTCAGACTCACCACAGTCTCCTCCAGCCCCTTCAAGTCCTCTTTGGCCTCTTCCCTCTGTTCATTCAGCAGACTGgacagaaaccacacacacgttATCCCAACACTTGCATAACATCTTAAGCTACATAAGCTCTGCACCCTTCAATGAATTGCATGGGTAAACTGGTACTTACATCAGTTTCTGCAGCTTGGCATCCTTCTCCTGCTCTTCAGCCTTCACTTTGTCGTAGTCTGACATGAGTCTCTCCTGCTCCAGTAAAAGACCCTGGTTCAGACTGAGGGAAAGAGAAATCCCAGTAAATCAAATGCTGTTGTCCTCACCTCATTTTGACCTCAAACTAAAAACTGCAACTAGTGATTACTCAAGTATCTCAGATGTTGTAAGTGCTGCTATCaccagttttgtgtgtgtgtgtgtgtgtgtgtgtgtgtgtgtgtgtgtgtgtgtgtgtgtgtgtgtgtgtgtgtgtgtgtgtgtgtgtgtgtgtgtgtgtgtgtgtgtgtgtgtgtgtgtgtgtgtgtgtgtgtgtgtgtgtgttgattccCTACTCGGTCAGCTCATCCAGCATCCTCTGCTTGTCTCGGAGGCGGCTGAGCAGCTTCTGATGAGCCTCCCTGTGGttttccagctgctcctccagtgttttctgGAGGACGGAGTCAAAAGGACACATTAGTGACACAGGGCTGGTCCTGTACAGGGGACAGACCAGCTTTTCTACGCACTTGAACCCATTATTCCTCTGAAGGATATTAGTTTACATCAAACATGACATACATTTGACATACAACTTTTTGTTGTATATTACATTAATAATTTTACTGTCCAACACGTGAATTGTTTACCCACTGCAGGAGGGGCCCTTCTAGGTTACATACATACTAATTTCATTGTTGCCAGTTTTGGATCAAACACGACTAAGAAGGAAGTATTACACTAGCAGCCTATCTTAAGCTTGTGATGTATAAGTTCTGGGGCCGGCTCTGAAATGAAACGTAACTTGACTGTAGCAGTTCACCTTGATCTCCTCGCCTCCATCCAGTCGGCCGATGTCCTCCTTCTCCAGCCCCGTCATCTCGTGTCTTTTCTCTGAGAAACAATGGAGACGACAAATTACTTTCAGTTTTTAGTCCGAGAGGATGTGGTTTTACCTGACGGAGGATGTGGAATGATGCGGGTCACTTGAAACACTCGTACCATTAGCTTGAATGGTATGCGCACAAAAAGCGGTTTGTTTAGAAGGGATTTGTCGTGCACTGACCCTGAGCCTGCAGTTTGGTCAGGTCCTCAGTCAGAGCATCCTGACTCTCCTCCAgctgtctcttcttctgctccatGTTCTGCATGTAGTCAGTCAGAGACCTGATCTTGGCCTGGTGCTGGACACAATGTGAAACCATGGATGGTCATAATTCAATCgtgttttaaagacatttaacagGACATTGTTCAACATTTATGGGTAAAAATGGCCAAGCCGCTCTAaaccagataaataaatgaccCCCGGATGCTACAGGACACGCCACAGGATAGCCGTCAGGTGACCACGGTTACCTGGGAGATGAGCAGCTGACAGGATGACAGCTCCTTCTCATTGGCCTGGATCTTGCGGTGGGCGTCTGCCTGAGCGCTCTCCAGCTGTTTGCTGCGGTTGACCAGCGACTTGACCTCTGACTTCATCTTGCTGATGTAGAGGCGAGCGACCGTGaactcctcctccaccgccgAGCCATTCCCGTTCGTCTCTGAGGACTGGGGGGGGGTACAGAGGGGAGGTTGGGGCGTCAGACTGGGGGAATGATGTGTGACTGTATGtgtttatacagtgtgtgtgtgtgtgtgtgtgtgtgcgcgctcacCCCGGCGGCCTTGGCGTCGCTGGTGCCAATGATGGCGCCGATGTCACTGAGGTCCcgcagcagcaggttgaggaCCTCGGCGGCTCTCTTCCTCTGAAGGCcgttcagctcctgcagctgaccCAGCTCCCTCTGCACCACCGACAACAGCACCtgttgacaacacacacacacacacacacacacaagaagtaAACAGGAGGGTTTATCTTCCATTTTTGCAAAGATTCTAGGTATAAATTACcttattaaaataatcatttaacaATATTCTATTTATAATCTTTCCCATCATACACATCAAATTACATCTTTAAAGAAACATGCTTTAAATACTAGTTCACAACACATACTATTTAAGTGAGATATTATAAAGGGTCTACCAACAGCCTTTCTGGAATTAAAGTTATAATTATCACAGAAGTTATTATAACAAGATTGGAACACTGCTTTACAGCTTTTTGCAGGAGGAACGAGTTATTCCAAAACTTAACCAAAAAGAGAATTTCTGGCAATCGCTGGGATGTGAAAAGATACTTTATTTCAGCCACGTCAGACCCTGGGAAATAATTGTGCTCATACTTGTTGCACCATCTTATCAAGATCAGattaaacactgtaaaaaatatatataaatatgtacaaCCCACCgtcttctgctgcagctcctcggcCAGCAGCATGTTGGTCTGATcccgctcctccacctcctggctCTTCTGGTCGTAGTTGACGgccagctcctccagagcctgcagcacctccttcacctcctccttgGCCAGCTCGTTCTCCGCCTGCAGCCGGCACAGCTCCTCCTGGATCTTCTCGTAGTCTCGCCGCGTCGATGCCAGCAGCTGGGAGGATGTGGGGTGTCGGTAAGTACAAGGAAAAAAAGGCGTCCACACCGACACAGATAGACGTGTTTAACCCACCTCTTCCTGATCCAGCATCTGTTCCTTGAGTTTCTCAGACAGCTGACTGTGTTGGTTGATCTCATCATCCTTAAGAAACAAGAGTAAAATAAGTCAGGCTTTCAAAACCTATATCCAGACGTTAACATCTATTTAACAAGTTTAAATAATGTTCTCCTCCGTGTTTGATGGGGATTTCAGAGAAGGGAAAAGGGCACTGACCAAAAACATGACAGACACTTGACCAGGCAATATGTGTGGAGGAGCCACGTCAGCCTCTCCCTCGGCCTCACCTTGTCGTCCAGCTGCTTGTACAGGTTGCTGATGTCCTCCTCGAACTTGCTGCGCTCCTCGCCACAGACGGCGACGCCTCCTCCGGCCGGCGGCAGGTTGTCGATGACGGGGGTGTTGTCGCACTCGATGCTCTTCTGATCTTTGGcgctcagctgctcctcctccgggACGTTCTCCCCTGTAATGTGCACTCGTGTGTTAGATCATTTACTAGTAAACATGCTGATCTAACAACTTGAACtaaacagaaatgcaaactTGTTATATAATTCAGATTTTATAGGGATTTATTCCAGCAGATTTGTTatacaagaaaaataaaagccaaaaaTTCTAGATGCTTGAAACTTTAATAAGACAAAATGTCATTCGTGGGAAAACGTCTCTTTCAGCCGCTTTCATCAGGCTAAGCTGGATGGAGCTTTGAAAACGTCCTCCTCCCACGTCCCCCTCCCACGTCCCCTCTGAAGTAAGATTAGAGGCTGGTCTGCGTTTGACTGTTACTAAAACTTGCCGAAGTCAACGATGCAACATTTCATGTGAACAGTAAAACCAGGTGGGAGTCTCTGAAAACATGAACCTTTAAACCCCTGGCCTTTAGGCTGATGGGACTTCGGTTGCCTGGAGGTGGCGCTATATGATACATCAAACTTCAATCATATTCTTTCTCAGCAGAAATGAAGATCTGCACATTTTATGGACTAGTCCCCAAACCACTGTGGCTTCTGCTGGGACGATATTTTTCACCTCtaaaatcataatcataatttttttttttttgcctgaataataataattgaacCAAAATATCTTGGCAGTACACTGAATCAAATATACTGCACACATGTGTTTACAGTAAAATCATGTCATCTTGTGATTACGTGATGTAAACCAGAGCTAAGTGTGTCTGCAGCCTTTTGGCAGCACTGTGATCCCAGCAGACAAATAACTGCTGTCTCAATAATTATTGACTTCTTAATTGAGCTTTTTCTTCAACACTGACGAAAGCCAACAGCAGAGGAGACgacggaggagaggacagaCGGAGGAGGTGAAGTGCTGCTCTGTGTAAAAGGCTCGGCACGGAGCCGGCAGCTGAGTCACGGCACAAGCACCGCATcagcatagtgtgtgtgtgtgtgtgtgtgtgcgcaaagAGTGTGGGCTGATTTGTTGCTAAGGTGGGGGAGTGTTATCAGCACCCGCTTgggaattgaaaaaaaaaaaaatcaacaatgaCCAGAttgagaaagagggagagtaGAGAGACGCTGACGcaaagaggagaagggaaagcgagtgagagaggaggggtgggcGGAGGCGGGGTTTCAGTGGTTACCATGCAACAGTGATGGAGAAAAGGCGGAGGGATGCTGTGAAGCAGACACTGCAGTctcagaaacagacaaacagaatgaaaacagacagtACAATGATGAACgattgtgtttatatatcatCTAAGCATATATGAGGTACAATTAGGAATTTGTATCCTCATCTGTTATCAGCATAAACATAGATTCTATAAAAGGATGGacaacttcctcccaccatccagaaattAAGGCATTAAGGCAATCATCCAAACTGATGAAGTCATTTGGAGTCTGGGCAGTAGAAAAATTAGCACttgaacatgcatcagtgtgatggGAGCTACCTGCAGTTAAATGGCAGAAACAGTCTTTGTGAAAAATGGATTTGATATATATTTCGATGTTTgggccatgtcccatctgctaatagggatgaggcagggtttatgacctatgctgcagccaggaGGGAGCAAGGGAGCAGTGAACGGTTTGATGAGTATGTTATGGTCCATCTCTATCTCAATCGGGATCCCAGAAACCTCGAGGATTTACAACCTCTGGAAGACAATTAtttactttgagttttttttcctcaccgTTCCTCCAGCGGTTGAGTTCGGCCTCCAGCCTCTGGATGACGCTCTTCAGGCCCTTGTTCTTGTCCTTCTCCTTCTCGTATTTCTTCTTCCACTCCTCGGCCGTCAGCTCCAGGTTCACCGACACCGTGTTCTTGATGGTCTTGGCTCTAAACAGTCGCAGACGGAGCAGAGTGAGGTCGGTTTGGACGCTGACAGATTGTTTCTGCCCCATCTCTACctttatcattttctttagtACATGGAGTGACTTCCTATTACCAGCCTCTTATCACATTTGAACGGAGCTGAGGCCGAATCACAAACGAAAATCATATTAATATATGAAAGTATGGGTTTGATTTGAGGTTAACTTCAAGTGAAGACCAAGATCGAGTTTAAGGCTTTTTCCCAAGAGCACAAACGGAATTTATAGTTTGAAGAggttttaaagatatttttccTTAATATTAAATCAATTTGGCAGCATTTAAAAAGTGATCTGGTTTTAAGTCAAGCTAAGTAGAAAGTCTTTGCATTCACGAATCCCTCTGGAGCATCTCATCTtgtttttacctccgccaaggagatatatattttcacccctgtccattatggttgttgttgtttttaagcaGGAATATGGAAAAACTACTTTACAGATTACCACGGAACTTGGAGGACTGATACAGTGTGTATGAGGGTAAAGGATTTTAAATCTTAAACATTGTGCAACAAGGCATTTTCAGagattttcaccattttcacagaaaataattcatgagaAAAATGGATAGATGTGCAatttgtgcagcttgattgaatttaaggagaatATTGAGCCTTGATGGAAGTATGGGCTCTACTGAGGGCCGTTCTAGTTTAGTATGTTAAAAGGAATTCATTTTATGAGCTTCATTTGTCAGTAGAATCTACCGGAACACCCACgtgcttttctcctcttcttac from Hippoglossus stenolepis isolate QCI-W04-F060 chromosome 24, HSTE1.2, whole genome shotgun sequence encodes the following:
- the LOC118103422 gene encoding kinesin heavy chain-like; amino-acid sequence: MVNAAECGVRVMCRFRPLNEAEINRGDKYIPKFKEDDTVVITAKPYVFDRVLPPNTSQGQVYDQCAKQIVKDVLGGYNGTIFAYGQTSSGKTHTMEGKLHDPQLMGIIPRIAHDIFDHIYSMDENLEFHIKVSYFEIYMDKIRDLLDVSKTNLSVHEDKNRVPYVKGCTERFVSSPEEVMDVIDEGKDNRHVAVTNMNEHSSRSHSIFLINIKQENIETEKKLSGKLYLVDLAGSEKVSKTGAEGAVLDEAKNINKSLSALGNVISALAEGTKTHVPYRDSKMTRILQDSLGGNCRTTIIICCSPSVYNESETKSTLMFGQRAKTIKNTVSVNLELTAEEWKKKYEKEKDKNKGLKSVIQRLEAELNRWRNGENVPEEEQLSAKDQKSIECDNTPVIDNLPPAGGGVAVCGEERSKFEEDISNLYKQLDDKDDEINQHSQLSEKLKEQMLDQEELLASTRRDYEKIQEELCRLQAENELAKEEVKEVLQALEELAVNYDQKSQEVEERDQTNMLLAEELQQKTVLLSVVQRELGQLQELNGLQRKRAAEVLNLLLRDLSDIGAIIGTSDAKAAGSSETNGNGSAVEEEFTVARLYISKMKSEVKSLVNRSKQLESAQADAHRKIQANEKELSSCQLLISQHQAKIRSLTDYMQNMEQKKRQLEESQDALTEDLTKLQAQEKRHEMTGLEKEDIGRLDGGEEIKKTLEEQLENHREAHQKLLSRLRDKQRMLDELTDLNQGLLLEQERLMSDYDKVKAEEQEKDAKLQKLILLNEQREEAKEDLKGLEETVAKELQTLHNLRKMFIQELTTRVKKSAELDCEEGLGNGAQKQKISFLENNLEQLTKVHKQLVRDNADLRCELPKLEKRLRATAERVKALENALKDAKENAMRDRKRYQQEVDRIKEAVRAKNRRGYSAQIAKPIRPGHHPLSSPISSCIKTGGIYTH